The genomic stretch ATTGTCAATGATGTCAGGAACCTGAACCCAACACGAGGAAAGAAGAACTCTTGAGTCACATGATCACAAGTAACAAGAGTACATAATataaaaacacataaaaatgTGACCTATCAGAGTTAAGTTTCCTCTAGTAAGTTGTTTTCCCATTTCAATTTGCTCTCTGTCACCCATTGAGTTAATCATAACCCAAACTAATATGTAGCGAAGATTATTGATTACTACAACCAAACATAAAGAAATTTCATCCAGACTATGAGAAAAGGTACCATATCCAAAACCAAAATGGATCATAGGAGAACTTTGTGAAAATGAGGTATTTAGTCAATGTAAATCTGCAGCACAAACTTGACATGGATTATATAGCCCACAGTACACTGCTGCACAGTTCCAGCTACTCTATCCAGTTTCTGTGTATGTGGACTATGGACTAGAGAATTCCACAAAAAATCTAACCTTTCCATCATAGATTTCATCTTTGTGATTAACATCAATGGCTCCAGATGCCATTACACGAACAGGATTAGCACCAGCAAATAGCCTCATCAGATCAAAAAAGTGGCAGCATTTCTCTACCAAAGTACCACCAGAATTACAGTTGAACCGGTTCCAGTTATTCACCTACAACAAGCATGTCTTAACAACTCAATGGATGCCAAACCAATACAAAATCGTTCCTTATCTACCTTAACAAGAAAGGGAAATCGATGCTCTCTGATAGCCACCATCTTGACTTGCCCTAGCGTTCCACATTTGACTATATCTATCAGTTTAGCAACAGGTGCCATGTACCTGTACTCAAGCCCAACGTGTACCAGCATATCTGGTCTTCTCTTGGCAGCTTCCACAACCTGATTCAGTGGTATTAGAATCCTTTATATTAACACCAAACATCTATAAACATAGAATATGGGATTAAGCATGCAAAAGATAACTTATTCGTGGGAGATCCAAAGAAATAAATTACAGTCACCAGTTATTAAGAGCAAAAGCTTGTGAACGGGATACAATTCTGAAGCAATGCCCTGAGAGACTGGTAAAGTTGAGGATAATTATACCATGGAAACAGACTGAAGTTTCACTTATGCATCTCCAAGTCATACATAGAGATTCAGACAGATTGATAGGTGTTGTGTCAAAATGTTTCTTCGCTGACATAACTAACTCAAAATCGAAGTAGCTTCCCCTAGTTTTGTTTAGTGTGTGCTTTGCCAAATTACAAACTATGAAACGAAAAAATTAGCAGTAAAAGGGACTAGCAAACTTTGTCAAAGGAATGGAACCTTCCATCACACAATGGGATGAATGCAGAAAGGTATGTTCATAAATGAACGCATTCTCTGAAAACTCAAAAGCTTATCTTTTGCCCTTCCCTATAGAATCCTAACTAGTCAAACTAGTCAATTGAAGccaaaaaagaaggaaagataATAAAGTTACTCAGCATATGGGGTGCCTGACCCTTCTGCAATCTGCAACAGTTGTGCACAAAGGCTTCTCCACTAACACATGATGGGGTTTCGGATAATTAAGAATATCCATCAAAATCTCAAAGTGAGTCATATTTGGAGTAGAAACCACCACTACATCGCAGAGGCCGCTATCCAGCATCTGCTTATGCCCTGAAAAaaccttcaaaaaaaaaagtggaaaatcATCAACGCAACAACCACTTCCTGCTTTCTTTACTCAAATTCTGAAAAAAGACTGTGAAAGTAACAAAACCCACAAATTTAAAACAGATAAATACTTCGTTTTTAAACATATGTCATTGaacaaacaaattttttttttttttttttttttacctggAGTGGCCAATTAAAAGATTCTGCTACACTTAGAGCAAGTTGTTGAGAAGGGACATGTGGGTCAGCAATGCATACAACAGCAACCCCTTGGCTTCTGAGATGATACAAGTTGATTAGATGTTCTCTTCCCATCATTCCAACTCCAATAATCCCATACTTAACAATACTTTCTGTTCCAGCTGCCATTTTCTGTTGagatatttttctttcttttatctcTACTTCACTGGTTAAAGTTGCCTATTGGGCAATAGAAAGGAAAGGAGAAGATTGCTGATGGGTCTTTTATAGTCGGAGTTTGGAGGCAATCATAACACATGATTAATACAAGgattcttcttcctttttttttttcatttgaaaggATCAATAAAGGTTGCCTCTATATTGACATAATGTAATCACAAGATAAGTGAATTTTAAGGTCGATTTTTGTAGCTAAAAAATTACAAGATTTCCCTGCTACAAAGAATCAAAAGGAAGTTAAAAAGAGTGTTTCTCTAGCATTATAGAAATGAAATACGCTGTGGTCATGGATGAAATGAACACTCTGCAAATATTTATAGGAATGTATCTTGCCTTCTTTTTGGAATGTATTGGTGTTTAATCAAGAAGGGCTAATTTGTTGATTTCTCACCATAGTTAATAATCTTTCCCTTGCTAGGAAAATCGATCAACGTCCTCCCTCAGCTTTTGCTAGTTTAAGTGAGAATAAGCCAACAGAAACACCACGCCTTATCTAATGATATGCCTAAAGGCGCTATCTTTCATCACTTTTCATTAGAGATAAAGATAAGGCGTAATTTTTATTTAGGCACAGAGGGGTGCAGACTGCAGCATTATATATTATATTGCTCGTGACGGATGCGGACGAAAGCGCAGTTTTCTGTGACGTCTTCTAGAAACGCACAAACGTCTTCTCCGACAAGGTTGTCACGCTTTCCCCTTTCACAAGCAGTTCAACAATCATAAGCCCTATACATACTCCCCAAAATCTCCCTCATTTCTCTCTCTGAACCTTCATTATTACAACAGTGAGATTGCACAGGGAAGATGAAGTTCAGGGCAGCTACTCAGAGACTTCTTCTCTTCGCTCAAGCCGCTCGCCACGCCCGAAATTTCCACCAACAGCCTCGCCACTTTTCTACGTTCTTTCGGAAGGTACAATCCTCTGCAGCCCGTGCTTCAATCAatggcggcggcggcggcggacGAAGGGGTAGCTCTCAAGGCACAACTCCCACTTCACTCTCTAAAActgcaaaaccaaacaaaaacaaaaattaaagaaacaaaTGAGAAAGAAAGATAGCAGCATAATATCAGAGAAATGTACGAAAGCGTATATGTGTTTATGCAACTGTCGTGCTTATTTGTTGCTCAGGGTTTAACGATTTTAGCTATAATGTTACTCCGTAGAAGTTTTTTCTAATTACGTTAAATTAGTTATGCACTACATAGTTAATTATTGAAATTGAGAGTCATTTGTTGTGTATGTGAATGTTGAAATTTCATTTGGATTTTAGGTAATTCTTTCTTTGTTCCGGGAGCAACTGTGGGAACGGTACTTATGCTTGGTGCGCTGCACGCTCGTCGACTCTATGATGATAAGAAGGTATCTCTTTCACCATAGACCTTGGAAAAACTCAAGGTCATGCGGTAATATTTGATTATTGAATTTGTTTTGGATTAAAGATATGAGTTTACATGTATGAGCAGTTTTGGTATTTAAATTCAATTGAAATAACTTCTAGTGCTATACCGCGTGAAATTTTACTGCTGGAAACTATTGAGTTGCTAGAATATGCAAATGCCAATAGaatcttttgtttattttcgtTGGCTTGTCATGTAACTTAGTGGAAAATTTGTAGGGCTAGGATGCTGTCGTGGAGTGACCACATTTAGTTTGATTTAAAGATTCATGGATAGAAGTGAAGAGGTAAAAACGAATTGAACATAGAATGAGGCTACTAGAAGATTTTTCCTGCCTTTTTGTGATGTTTATGATTATCTGAGTCAGATATTGGTTTCCAGGGATATTAAACAGTTATTCTTGTGTCTCCAATTCTGTCCGCTTCTTTTGCTTCAATTAATATGAAGGATAACTTCCAAGTGGAACAATCTTGAAATGTTCCCTAAGTATGCTGTCTACCAAAGAGAGTGAGTTTGACTATGTATTGGTTAATTTCTTGACAGTTGTATTGCTTCTTAGTCAGTTGGTTACATGATCATTATAGCATATTTTTAGCATGCTTTGGgatcttctcaattttcttatGACAGATCGAAGAGGCTAGAGAGAAAGGAATTGAATTGGAGTTCCATCCTGATGTAAAGGTGAACTGCTTTTTTCTTTCCATTGATGATTTTCATTTCAACTACCATGATCTTTCCCTAGTGAGCTTCATTTCAAACTTGTGGCTTTGTGAAACCTCAGGCTACATTCTTGAGCTTCCTACCACTGCGTACCATTTCAAGGTTTTGGGGGTTTTTGACCAGTGTGGTGAGTTTCACTTAGAAAAATTGTCAATTAACTAGGTGCATATGTTGCAAACGTTTAACATGTGGTTAACATTCCTAAAAATTTCCTGTTGAATGTTGCTTGACCAGGAATATCCCATCTGGCTGCGGCCACATGTCTACAAAGCCTGGGCTCGAGCATTCGATTCCAGTTTGCTACTTTTTccatttgaataattttttggATTGGCTGATTCAGTTTTACTATGTAGCTTTAAACAGTTTCCTTATGGTAGAATATGCCTTAAGCAAGCAAGCTGCACTGGACCAATATTTTGGGAGTTAATCATTGTCTTTGTAATTCAGACTTGGAAGAAGCAGCCTTGCCTTTGGAAGAATATGCATCTTTACGGCATTTTTTTGTTCGCACGTTGAAAGAAGGCTGTAGACCTATCGATTCTGATCCATGTTGTCTGGTAACTGGTAACTAGCATCTTGGAGATAGTCTTGGTTTTATTTTCTGTTTTGCGCTATTAGGTTCTAAATGTCTGTTTAATTTACTGTTGTGTCTTGAGTTCATAGATCAGTCCTGTAGATGGAACAGTTCTAAGATTTGGAGAGCTGAAGGAAGCTGGGGTTATGATTGAGCAAGTTAAAGGATTCTCTTATTCTGTTTCTTCCCTGCTTGGAGCAAAATCATTCCTTCCCATGACTGCTGGCGAGAACATCCAACAAGAGTCTGGTGGAGAAGATAAATCTATGGGAGACGAGACTCAGAAATCATGGTGGAGAGTTTCTCTGGCTTCTCCGAAAGTTAGAGGCATTTCACCAGAGAGGTAACTAAATTCCCTTGTTTGAACATCTCTTACATCATCATCAAGTAACCTTAATGTCACcattattgtttcttttccaAATCTACTCCTGAGCTCAACCTAGCTCTTTCTGATTTTTTCTGGGATTAATCTCTCTAGTATTAATTGGAGAGTATATTTGTGAATCTAGATAATATTCGCTGATTGCTTGATCACTTGCTGAAATGAGTTGGTGCTAGTCAAATTTTCTTTAATCCTGATCTAAAGCTTCTTTTTGGCACCAAAATACATAACTCACCCGTCATATCTGGAAGTTTCACTGAGCTCCCTGACTTCACAGGATAATCAATAAAATTTACTGCTTAATCTGTTGATGcattttctttgttcaagtgtAGTTTCTACCCATGTAGCAGTTCCATGACAAATAGCATGTGATGTCACATGGAGAACCCAACTTAATATGTCTGTCAAATTCTTATGCAGCCCAATGAAAGGCCTTTTCTACTGTGTAATTTACTTGAAGCCTGGAGATTATCATCGGATACACTCTCCAGTAGATTGGAATGTACTTGTTCGTCGACATTTTTCAGGTTAGTCTTTGTTCCGCTGTATATTTTTGGAGAATAGCATTTGGTTCATAGAGGAGCAGACTTCTCACTGTCATTTTCTATGATTTTAACATTTTTAATCCTTTTATCTGTTTCTCCTTCCTTCTTTTATAACCATTTCTTTGTCCTTCCCAATGTGTGAACAGCTTATAGCTGGCAATGATTTTAGGAATGTTGAGTTTGGCTTGCTTTTGTCGTTTGAAATTTCTTAGTTACTTTCCCTAGTAACTCAAACTTGCAGGTGCTCCAAAGTTAATACATGGGGTAGCATTAATGTTTCACTGAAACGCAGACATCAATCTTGTGTATGAGATGAATAGTTTTAGGATTTTAACTTTTATTTCCTATTTCTGGATTTAACTATTGGTGCCTTTTCTTTTAAGATAGCTTCTGATTTGTTTGACCAGCATTTAGGCTTTTGAAGTAATAAAATTAGCTTTATTGAAGGACTATAAATCTTTCTGGCCATACCAACCCTAACTCGTTTTGCTCTCTCTGTGCTTCTTTACTAAGTCCATAGCTCAAGTTTACCTTAGCAGCAGTAAACCTTACTTATTCCTTAACAGCCTTTAGCAAGCAAGTTGAATCCACTGAAGTGCACCGTTGGAGTAATATCAGGGCGGTTTTCGGGAGTAGTAGTTCACAGGCAAGGAATAGCTGTGGATTCAGCTAAAGCGAGTGTGGTATAGAATATGCCTCCACCTAATGGCGATTTCATGGACAAGGTTGCCGTGTCCGTCGCACTCATGGTCATTAGTCTGGTTAGCTCTTCCTGATAGGCTAAAAAGGAAGTAGGCATGTTATGGGCAATCACTTACCTAAAtttattttctccttttttttcctcctgCTTTTTGGATGAATTAAAGATACCCCTACTAAATTTTGTAGTTATACTATTCTCTTATTGGCTGTGCAGGTCGGCTTTATCCTTTGAATGAACGTTCTATGAGAACAATCAGAAACCTTTATGTTGAGAATGAAAGGGTAAATATCTTCATCCAATTCTTTTTTTTGTGGGGGCCCCCGGGGGGGTGGTGAGGAGATGACAATGTTTTCATTCACATTATTGTTGAGCATTGTCCCCAATTCATTTATAGGGTGAAGGGACTTACAAATTCTTAGTTTCTAACATAAGTTGTATTTGTTATAGTTGCACAAAATACTCTCGAGGTTGAATGTAACAAATTATAGTAAAATATGTTAATCTTATCTCTACAAGGTGCGAACTGCCAATTTTTTCCCTCAGCGATTAAAATACATAAATTTCTTTGAAGTGCCAAGTTTTTCACTCAGCAAACTGCCAACTGGTAGTGGAAATAATTTCTTTGAAGTGTTTCTTGCGAATTTACCAagtcaatttgctatttatcTGTAGGACTTTCATCTGTGGCCTTATAAGCATAATACCTCCATGCACAGTCAGTGCTTGGTCAGATTTCAgacacatttttctttttcctttcacaGAGTTTGTTGAACTCCTGGCAATCATCTCAAGTTATACCCTGTTAATTGTTTGTGTGTGTTTTGTGCTTGAGAATCAAGGCTCTCCATCATGTGCTTGCTTAATATAAAATGGATTATTATGAACCGCATAGAAAAATGCCTTGCACACCTTTTGTTaatatcttttttttcatttttaaattgtATGACCAGGTGGTGCTTGAAGGTCAATGGCAGGAAGGATATATGGCAATGGCAGCAATTGGTGCTACAAATATTGGTTCTATTGAGGTTGGATtacaaaattttccatttcaAATTATTAGCATTATATGTGTTGAAATACAGCTTGTCCAAGGTACAAGTTTGTTTGGTAGGTGTCCCAGCTGCATTCTTTTGTTCTAAAGCATACGTATGAACTTTCCAAACTTTTGTCAAGTTGGCTTCCTCTAAAACTTGCTAAAGGATTTAAAACACCTGGATTTCTTGTCAGTAGACATTGCTaaaagttatttatttaattcaataGGCATGAACAGTGAATTCTTTGGATTTGGGAGTGTTATTTGCCCCACTGCATGAATCCAACTAAGGTTCAGGCTGTTCGAAATATCTGCTACTGACAAATTAGCATACTAACACTATTTTTGATGTGTTAAACATGATATAGTTAGTTGGCATCACAAAATTTCCTGTTGTTAGCTGAGAATAGTTTCTGTTTTTCTGTCCTCTTGCAAAATGTTCATTGGACAGCTTTTTGTCGAACCCACACTGCACACAAATCGGCCCAGAAAGAAACTTTTGCATTCAGAACCTCCTGAAGAACGGGCTTATGAACCTGAAGGCAATGGCATTATGCTTAAGAAAGGAGATGAGGTATGAAAGGCAATCTGTTTCTCTTAATAAAGTAGAAGCAGGAGATATATTGATGcttttttctgaaaaaaaaaaaacgaaagagCACAAATTGGCACTTAATATTTCCACGAATTTGGGTTGCTGCCTCTGAGCGTGAGTGTGCGTGTGCTTGTGCTTGTACAGTACACTGTAGCTGATGAAACACAGCCATTCATTCGCTGAGAAACCTTTGGAAACTAGTTGGGCTTGTTTTAACTGATGGATTGTTTCTACTATTGCATGTTAACCACTTTTTACGCTTCCAACTGGTCATCTGTATGAATCGTGGCTTGAAATTGATTGTTCACTGCATCTTGATTTTAACATTGCAGGTAGGTGCTTTTAACATGGGATCAACTGTAGTACTCGTCTTCCAAGCTCCAGTTTCATCTGCAAATGAGCGTATGCCATCTGACTTTAAATTTTGCATTGAAAGAGGGGACAGGATCCGTATGGGTGAAGCACTTGGTAGATGGCATGATGCATAATTAATGATAGCTCGTCAAGCATGCTGTGAACCATTCCGAGGATTCTTATGAATTGTGACCCAGATTTTTGGTGATGAATAGCTAGCTATGAAAGCTTTGCAAACGTCCAATTTGTATCAAGTCCACCATCGGAAATACGGTGTCACATTATTCTGGTGGAAGTGACAAATTTTCACCTGTAATTGATAGAAATTTGTTGCTTGAGAGTTTCTCAAGATGGTTATGTTTATCCTTATCAATAGTGATTGTGCGGTTTATTTGTGCCAATTATACTGATTCCATTCGCTGTCAAGCTTGAGCTTTATGGATCCAATTCAAATGTCTTATTAGCTATGATAAATATTCTAGCATATAATTTAGCAAGTTATCTCAATTACATGCTAGATTGTTGGTAGCATATCCAAGGTTGGCAATGTCAAACCTAAGGAATTAATAGCATATAAAGACTCCTTGTCTCAACATATTTCCTTGTGGACATCGTTTACACACAAAAAATTTACAGTATAGAATACCAGAAGTTATTCAAACAAGTGACCTCCACTGATCAGAAACCAGAGCTTACAATTCCCCAAGATAAGCAAGCATTTACAACAGATTACCAACAGCATATTTGAATATGCAGGATTGAGGTTGCTTGTTTAAATCCCTGTTCAACCAGAGCGATACCTATTATTCCTCCATCCACTTCCAAAGAAGATAAAGCCTGCCTCAAAAACGAGCAGGAAATTTCTTCTGTACACATCCATGTTAAAAAGAAGCACTTCTGCAAGTAATTTCTTCAAAGTAATCATAAATAAAAAGCTAAACGGACAGGAAAGATATCAGAACTGAATTCCTGGCAAGCCAATTTAAATCAAAATGTTCACTATGCACAAAAGAAGCTTATTTGTTCTGAGTCACAAAAAATCtgtgacagattatatacaaaCCAAATTGCAAGAGATGAAAAAACCAGATACTACAGCTACGGAGGTTAAAAATAGGAGGGGCCTGCGGAAAGGATTGTATTTCCTCCAAATAAATGAATTACAAGCATTAATGCTACCCTGAAACTGATAGTAAGCTATAAGActtgatggaaaaaaaaattcattgagaCCCCAACTCAGATATGAATCAAACTAATGATCATAACTTCAATCTTAATCACACTACAAGCACATTTGATCTGTTAGGCATGTCTTGCTTCTTAATTCATCCAAAATCAACCCAATAACAAAAAACAAAATATCTCCTCAATGAAATGCATCTATAGCAAAGTTTTGTTCCTGCTAGAAGAAAGTCAATATGCTGATTTTAAATTTAAACCCAGTTCAACTTCGTTTCTCCCCATTCCGACCAGAGGATGATAAGCATCGCAAAAATTcctttcccccccccccccatcCAACACCCGactcgaaaaagaaaaaccattGCCCGAAAACATGGCAAAGAAACTGCTTTTATACATCTTGTGTACAGAAATAAAACTCTGAAGCACCAATCAAATTAAGATGTCAAAACATCACTAGACAAGCAAATGGAGTTGCAACACAGATCAGCATTATAGTCCTCGTAATTAAAGAATCTATAGCAAGAATAGATGGCTAAACAAACTACAAGAGCTAGAGAATACCCCGCTAATAACAGCCAGTGAAGCTAAATATTACCTCTAAAACCATAAGGAATCGAAAATGCTACCAGAAAAATGCAATGTAAGAATATCTTCTCATTTGGATCCATTACCTATATCTCCTCATTTCTTATTCATCTATTCCCTCTTAGCTTCCCTCAGAATCAGCCCAATATTTAAGTTAAACATCAACAGCAGCACAGATAAGAACCTCAATGTTTGAGGCCATAAAGAATCATAAACAATAAAGAATACCTTAACAAAACTACAAGAAATCATGAATTCAGGTAATAATGTGTAGTACCAGTAAAGGATCACACGACCCGCAAGACTAAAGGGAAACTATAATGCTTCCAGgagaaaagaaataaagataAACCAAGAATTGCATTACTGAGATGCCAATCCAAATGGTACAAAAAGTAAGCTGATATCCAAAATTCAAACTTGATTACATTTACAAGCACAGGTGGGTCTGTTAGTCCTTGTAATCTTGCTTCCGTCCCTTGTTCTTCCCCTTCTTAATTTCACCAAAACTCAGCGCAGATCAAGAATCCTAATTTCCTCCTCAATCAAAAATGCCTCTATATCAAAACCTTATtcctggaaaaaaaaagattgccAACTTTGAGTTAAAACCCATTAATAATTATGTTATTCCAGATCGAATTAATAACTCCCAAACCCAAAATTCAAGAGGGCTTTCAAGAATAATGGGAAAAACAACAGAAACGCGTAAAGCACACCTACGTCTGCTTAGAataagaggaagaagagggaaCGCGCTTGTTGCGGAACATCATGTAGCCGACGGGCAATACAACTCCGATCATCATGATTGCCACTCCGATCAGATATCTTAGTGGGCTTGGTGGGTCGACCTCTATTAATCTCTTCAACTTCAGAACCACCCCCAATAAATTACATATTCAATTGTTCAATTATGCCAAACCATACAAGCAAAATACAAGATCAGAGGGCTAAAACTTACAGGCATTGTCGTTGTTGCAGGTGGAGATGCGTCAGCTTGAGCAGATTAGTCTTGAAGATGAAAGTAACGATCTATTTCAGGCGGGTCAGCAGTCAGCACACAGCAGCAGCTAGAAGAtgggaaaataaaaataaagtccTCGGGGTATTGTAAATTCGGAGGGTAGATTGGCAAATTGGTCCCTTGAGTTAATTTGTAATTTCAGTTTAACCTATACAGTTTTGTTCTAAACctttttttatccttttcctttgATGCAAAACCTTTCTAACcgaggaatttttttttttttttttgaaaaaaatggacTCCTTTATTAAGGGGAGGCCATccatttatataaaaataaaaaagaaataagtatAAAACTGCCTCCATTGTTGTCAAATAATTACTAAATTCTTTAAACTTTTATTAGTTAGGTCATTAGATGAATTAGAATTGAATGTTGATCGAAGAGCTTAACTATCCATATTAAATAAAATCTAGTCACATCAGTTTATTCTTCCGAACTTATGTGGATATGGCATACAAAGTTGGAGGCAATTAATTTTTGTTTGCCTTTTATAGGTCTAATTTTGGGAAATATTTTTTTCCCCCCAGTTTTATGCATCTCCATGCTATGTTTCTCATTTGCTAGCTTTAGGCTCTGTTTGAAAGTTATCCTGACTTATAAAGAGTCACTTATGACACAagtatttttaagaaaattgtCTTTAAAGTTATCAAAAATTGAGAGAGGATTGGGTTAAGTTGAGTAGTAAGATGAAAGGGATTATAAGTAAAAGATTTTGGATTTAAATAtactcatttaaaaaaaaaaaaaggagttacCAGGATTCTTAAATTATGAAAACTAGTTATCAAACAATTTAGAAGTACTTTTAATGATTAAAAGCACTTTTTGTGTGAAAGCACAGCAATGCCAAATGAGGTCTTAGTTAGATAATGATTTGCTTACATTACTTGAAAATAGATGTCAAAATGTggcaaaacaaataaaataatcgTGATTGTTACTTTTTCGATTCGGTCAAATTATAATTGACGAAAAAGACCAACAATGAGTTTGTTTGAATAACAGATTATTTatacaaatttatttatttatatcataaatatattttttaattattttttattttatatacatcacgtaaaaaattattatgttatttatttattttttcaaacacACTCAAGCTAGCACGACACACTACAACCTCCTGTGGTGCATTTCTTAGAAAAAGGTAAGAATCCTATTAGTATgggatcaaatgaatcaatcTCCATTCTCCACATGCTTAAAAGTAAAAATTATATACTTTTATAAGGCTTTCTGAATCTTTCTCGAGACTGAGACAATTAAACCTTGAAATTTGGAAAAACAATACATACAAAAGTTCAGTCATCCATTTCCATAAACAAAATGGTAGTACTGTGTCACTTGAGGATCAGCGGCTATGGCCTATGGGTTTTTGTCCACTTCTGGCAAACCTTTTCCTAATCACGTGTTTTAGATAACAACAggggctaaaaaaaaaaaaaagaggaacagATAGAGAAAGGGtaaaggaaaaaatataatatttatccAAAATCTAACAACCAAGAAAGCATACGAAGAATGTCATTTTCCAATCTTTGCAACTAATGGCTGGTGATTTACACAATATACCGGCAGCCCCACTACCTCCCTCCCagagacccaaaaaaaaaaaaaaaaggaacccaACAGCCCCAAAATGCATTAAACAGTTGTGTTATTTGTGTAGGGTGGGTGGCGTAGGCCTGTAAGTTGTGGGTTGCCAACTCAACCAACTCTCTGAG from Coffea eugenioides isolate CCC68of chromosome 8, Ceug_1.0, whole genome shotgun sequence encodes the following:
- the LOC113780962 gene encoding uncharacterized protein LOC113780962 — its product is MAAGTESIVKYGIIGVGMMGREHLINLYHLRSQGVAVVCIADPHVPSQQLALSVAESFNWPLQVFSGHKQMLDSGLCDVVVVSTPNMTHFEILMDILNYPKPHHVLVEKPLCTTVADCRRVVEAAKRRPDMLVHVGLEYRYMAPVAKLIDIVKCGTLGQVKMVAIREHRFPFLVKVNNWNRFNCNSGGTLVEKCCHFFDLMRLFAGANPVRVMASGAIDVNHKDEIYDGKVPDIIDNAYVIIEFDNGSRGMLDLCMFAEGSKNEQEISVVGDGGKGEAFVPESIVRWGTRVGGREGVQTLQASDDRIQYDGLHHGSSYLEHLNFLSAVRAKGAQAPAVNLHDGLISVAIGVAGQLSIEKGRFVTIEEVINE
- the LOC113781409 gene encoding phosphatidylserine decarboxylase proenzyme 1, mitochondrial isoform X3, giving the protein MKFRAATQRLLLFAQAARHARNFHQQPRHFSTFFRKVQSSAARASINGGGGGGRRGSSQGNSFFVPGATVGTVLMLGALHARRLYDDKKIEEAREKGIELEFHPDVKATFLSFLPLRTISRFWGFLTSVEYPIWLRPHVYKAWARAFDSNLEEAALPLEEYASLRHFFVRTLKEGCRPIDSDPCCLISPVDGTVLRFGELKEAGVMIEQVKGFSYSVSSLLGAKSFLPMTAGENIQQESGGEDKSMGDETQKSWWRVSLASPKVRGISPESPMKGLFYCVIYLKPGDYHRIHSPVDWNVLVRRHFSGRLYPLNERSMRTIRNLYVENERVVLEGQWQEGYMAMAAIGATNIGSIEVGAFNMGSTVVLVFQAPVSSANERMPSDFKFCIERGDRIRMGEALGRWHDA
- the LOC113781409 gene encoding phosphatidylserine decarboxylase proenzyme 1, mitochondrial isoform X1; protein product: MKFRAATQRLLLFAQAARHARNFHQQPRHFSTFFRKVQSSAARASINGGGGGGRRGSSQGNSFFVPGATVGTVLMLGALHARRLYDDKKIEEAREKGIELEFHPDVKATFLSFLPLRTISRFWGFLTSVEYPIWLRPHVYKAWARAFDSNLEEAALPLEEYASLRHFFVRTLKEGCRPIDSDPCCLISPVDGTVLRFGELKEAGVMIEQVKGFSYSVSSLLGAKSFLPMTAGENIQQESGGEDKSMGDETQKSWWRVSLASPKVRGISPESPMKGLFYCVIYLKPGDYHRIHSPVDWNVLVRRHFSGRLYPLNERSMRTIRNLYVENERVVLEGQWQEGYMAMAAIGATNIGSIELFVEPTLHTNRPRKKLLHSEPPEERAYEPEGNGIMLKKGDEVGAFNMGSTVVLVFQAPVSSANERMPSDFKFCIERGDRIRMGEALGRWHDA
- the LOC113781409 gene encoding phosphatidylserine decarboxylase proenzyme 1, mitochondrial isoform X2; protein product: MKFRAATQRLLLFAQAARHARNFHQQPRHFSTFFRKVQSSAARASINGGGGGGRRGNSFFVPGATVGTVLMLGALHARRLYDDKKIEEAREKGIELEFHPDVKATFLSFLPLRTISRFWGFLTSVEYPIWLRPHVYKAWARAFDSNLEEAALPLEEYASLRHFFVRTLKEGCRPIDSDPCCLISPVDGTVLRFGELKEAGVMIEQVKGFSYSVSSLLGAKSFLPMTAGENIQQESGGEDKSMGDETQKSWWRVSLASPKVRGISPESPMKGLFYCVIYLKPGDYHRIHSPVDWNVLVRRHFSGRLYPLNERSMRTIRNLYVENERVVLEGQWQEGYMAMAAIGATNIGSIELFVEPTLHTNRPRKKLLHSEPPEERAYEPEGNGIMLKKGDEVGAFNMGSTVVLVFQAPVSSANERMPSDFKFCIERGDRIRMGEALGRWHDA
- the LOC113781409 gene encoding phosphatidylserine decarboxylase proenzyme 1, mitochondrial isoform X4, whose product is MKFRAATQRLLLFAQAARHARNFHQQPRHFSTFFRKVQSSAARASINGGGGGGRRGSSQGNSFFVPGATVGTVLMLGALHARRLYDDKKIEEAREKGIELEFHPDVKATFLSFLPLRTISRFWGFLTSVEYPIWLRPHVYKAWARAFDSNLEEAALPLEEYASLRHFFVRTLKEGCRPIDSDPCCLISPVDGTVLRFGELKEAGVMIEQVKGFSYSVSSLLGAKSFLPMTAGENIQQESGGEDKSMGDETQKSWWRVSLASPKVRGISPESPMKGLFYCVIYLKPGDYHRIHSPVDWNVLVRRHFSGRLYPLNERSMRTIRNLYVENERVVLEGQWQEGYMAMAAIGATNIGSIELFVEPTLHTNRPRKKLLHSEPPEERAYEPEGNGIMLKKGDERGQDPYG
- the LOC113781123 gene encoding uncharacterized protein LOC113781123 isoform X1; the protein is MPLKRLIEVDPPSPLRYLIGVAIMMIGVVLPVGYMMFRNKRVPSSSSYSKQTNKVLI
- the LOC113781123 gene encoding uncharacterized protein LOC113781123 isoform X2, which produces MPLKRLIEVDPPSPLRYLIGVAIMMIGVVLPVGYMMFRNKRVPSSSSYSKQT